tacatgcatacatgatatATCGTAAAGTTTCTAAATCCAATGGTCGTGCTGCATGTTCAACTATATGCCACTTCGCCTTCAGCACTCCAAAAACACGTTCCACATCCTTACGTGCTCCTTCTTGTCTTCTCTTAAAAAATTTGTCTCGTTCTTCAACCGGGTGGCGGAATGCCTTCACGAATGTGGAATACTGAGGATATATTACATCTGTAAGGTAATAGCCATATTTGTATTCGTTTCCATTCACCGTGAAAGGAGCATCCGGGGCTTTTTCGTTCAAAAGATCGTCGAATATTGGCGAGTGATCAAGAACGTTGACGTCGTTGTTGGAACCCGCAACCCCAAAAAATGCATgccaaatccataaatcttgaGAAGCGACAGCCTCTAACACCAATGAAGGTGATCCGTGATGACCACTTGCGTATTGCCCTTTCCATGCTACCGGACAATTTTTCCATTTCCAGTGTGTGCAATCAATGCTTTCAATCATTCCGGGAAACCTATGACGTTCTTCATGCGCCGCATACAATTCTTGCAAATCATGCAACGAAGGTTTCCGCAAATACACATCTCCAAAAGTTTCAACAACACCCCTTGACAATGTATACaaactctctcttgcggttctttcggacattctcatatagtcgtccatggtgtcgggtgactcccccacagcCATCAAACGAATGGCCGCAGCACATTTCTGCAACGTTGTAAACACCCGTCTACCTCTAGCATCATATCTTAATTGAAAAAATTCGTAACTCAACATAAATTAACTATAGTTTAAaaatatattgcatatgttgtaaaattaaagaaacatgtagtacatttttatttatttggtaTAAAAATATAGTAAACAAATGATACCGACTTTCCAAGGCGTTGGCGATTCGTAAGAACACATCCCTACTCAAACGAAATCTTCTTTTGAAGTCCTTCGCCCTGTATACACAATTATCCGCAAAGTAATCGCGATATAGATGTTCGTATCCTTCCTCACGATTTCTGTTTAACATTGCATGTCTTGTTAGTAGCGGGGCTGAGTCTGGTTGTAGCAGGTCGGTAGTGTAATAATGATATATCATCCTAAAAAAAATATCGTCATCTGAATCATTGGACGAGTCGAAAGGATCAATATTTTTTTTGAACATAATTGAAAGTATGTAGAGAGGATAAGAGAAAGTGtgtgaaaattttaaataaaatgagAGTATTTATaggataaaatgtttttttttttaataattaacttttttttttaaaccgtTGCAAATCAAAcggtcattttttttaatttatcttCGTTTCTTCCCGTCGCCACCGCAACGAGATTCACCTCGACGAGAAGCAACGAGCAGGGGGGGCGGTGTTCCCCGTGTTATAACGGCGTTGAGGGGTGCCACCTCACCCCCCGTTGCTTCTCGTTGGACCCATACCGACTCGTCTAATAGATCTCCAATGTTTAATTTATACTATGCCCGTCCGTTGCGAAGAAGCGTTTATATAACACGAATGATCTCTATGGTTTGGGGtgatttgcgtgtttggtctttattttatttttaactctGAAGGTCcttactatttatttttgttatgcgctttgtccctactgtttgtttttgttacacgtttgatcTACGTCTTAccaaaaaagactattatttaaatagggaaaaactgtggggtaggtaaggtaatgtAAGGTGAATGGGttgggttggggtgtgtttatttaaataaattagaaaatcaaggaaaaaaatagtatttttaggtaagacagggaccaagtgcgtaacaaaaacaaataatagggatcttccaagttaaaaaaaataagtcagGGACTAAACAGGCAAAATACTCtaaaccatagagaccattcatgtaatttactctattttgaattatatgataatagatacatctattaaaactatataacctcaatcttttgaatgacttctacccgcgggttacttatgaataaaataaaatataatatatagtttaatgttatttaaagttgtagttattattaattaattttttaaaatttatttgcttaacgttttaatttctatcattttaattacttaaaacatcaaacaattttttttttttgattttaaaggtaacaatataatcatttatatagagttatttttaactattttattataagttattttaagctaattatttgaaaacttttaacgattataaaaatatatttaggaaatattttagttaaattaatattacaatttaatttttgcatttagcactataatttattatttttaactatgcataaaatattctttgggtttttaagtggaactgaaatttatattgaagttgaccttgtaatgttatatttaaattaacaatttaagtattttgtctaaactgttcaaaagttgtagctttaaattgataatggtttacatacaacaatatattaaatcaaataaattaagtaatgttaaaaattaaagacataactttataagtagaagtaaaaatattattttaatttatgattacattttaggtttgatacttatctaaccttattaaccaacttataatcattattaaaaagacactacaatttatcacttttaactaggggtgagcgcggtgcggttcggtgcaGTTATTaaccaaaacctcaccactaactgcaaatgcggttaatccattttcaaaaccgcttggtgcggttatttttgcggtgcgatTAAACGGTTATTTTACGGTGCGGTTTTGGTTTTTCCGTGTTGCGattattaaccgcatggatttgatgcggttattttgtgtggtttttaactaTAGTTTATAGCTCAAATgattttaagagttcaaacatattacttgtaataataaaaaaaccataatgtataagacaattaacttaaatcacaaacaattaatatcttaaaaatgtcaaatcaataataattaacaataaatttcttaaaattgtctaatttcactatttttcaaagttaaacataacaaaaaaaccatacttttgtcttctagtattttattcatctttcattcatgaaacttgtcttatttttaatatttaaaatattaataattaataaaaaaagttgtatataatatatgcggtgcggtgcggttttttttgcggtttttgaaaactaataatcGCACCACACCGCAAATTTGcagtttttgaaaaacagaaaacctcaccatcggtttttattgtaATTGCAGTTTATCGGTTGAggtttttgcggttaattttagttgcggtgcggtttttttgctcaCCCATACTTTTAACtacttacaaaatattctttatgttgtttaagttgaactaaaatttatatttaagttgatcctgtatggttatatttaaattaacaatttaagtattttatacaaattgttcaaaagttgtagctttaaaatgataatggtttacatacaacaacatatttgacctaataaattaagtataatatgttaaaagttaaaaacataagtttataagtagaataaaatatattattttaatattaaaatttagtttatatatgattacactttaggttttatatttatttaaccttattaaacaacttataatcattattagaaataaattgaaaagttatgggagattcaaatgaatgtggtgaaaggaaaaaatgaatgagagtttcaaatgaatgtggtgaaaggaaaaatgctagttTTATAAGTATAATAGAGGAATTCCTACGCGTTGTGCAACgaagattaaaaatatattgttagaatattgaaaaatatatatttaaaatggttatgttattgacattaactttgagataatatttttacactaatatatatatatatatatatatatatatatatatatatatatatatatatatatatataatctctattattttgaacaataatattcattgacatcaacccacATTCTTCAttaatataattatctatttagtattatttttaacaattattattattgattaattatatttttacttatgcgatcattttctaatttcaataatgatgttcatttaaaatacaatttatttatagctaaatgtaatttataatttgattttattatcatttaaaattgttattcattaattttaaaccacttattattaataataagttaaaaaagacttttaagaaacactgaatattattattaaaatgtgaaacatacactaaataataaagtgataagatagacaatttgcatttcaaaagagacttgcatggataatatgacatatccatgtaatttgattttattatatataattattgcttattaattttagaaccacttgttattattaagaagcgaaagaaacttttaaaaaacacttattattataattaaaatgtgaaacatatactaaaatataatgtgataagatagacaatttgcattttaaaaaaggcttacatggataatatggataatatgacatatccatgatttttaattaattattgtttgaAGCAACATgcacatataaacatgtatacaatagttaattttatatatatatatatatatatatatatatatatatatatatatatatatatcacattcc
The genomic region above belongs to Lactuca sativa cultivar Salinas chromosome 4, Lsat_Salinas_v11, whole genome shotgun sequence and contains:
- the LOC111896477 gene encoding uncharacterized protein LOC111896477, which gives rise to MIESIDCTHWKWKNCPVAWKGQYASGHHGSPSLVLEAVASQDLWIWHAFFGVAGSNNDVNVLDHSPIFDDLLNEKAPDAPFTVNGNEYKYGYYLTDVIYPQYSTFVKAFRHPVEERDKFFKRRQEGARKDVERVFGVLKAKWHIVEHAARPLDLETLRYIMYACIIMHNMVVEDKGRNIAHYIPTEPRHVQFQPGTTDYLHRVVDIHDANKHRQLREDLTDYIFYGNNNDNE